In Desulfovibrio sp. ZJ209, one genomic interval encodes:
- a CDS encoding DUF2635 domain-containing protein, producing the protein MPTTLRVIAAPGLTVPCHDGKAQITAHRAVEVPDNAYYRRRMADGDLIQATPAPSPQNPEE; encoded by the coding sequence ATGCCCACTACCCTCCGCGTCATCGCCGCCCCGGGCCTCACCGTGCCCTGCCATGACGGCAAGGCGCAGATCACCGCCCACCGCGCCGTGGAAGTGCCGGACAACGCCTATTACCGCCGCCGCATGGCCGACGGCGACCTCATCCAGGCAACGCCGGCCCCGTCCCCGCAAAACCCCGAGGAGTAA
- a CDS encoding phage tail sheath subtilisin-like domain-containing protein → MASPNISFDQIPASIRKPGKYFEFNTRLAVRTLATNGQRMLIIAQRAESSDAPLEPVQVYDDVTAGQLFGQGSQCQRMVRAAIKAYPYVDLSVLPVPPDAAGIAAQGRLTLSGEATGAGVLTLTLGDAQVSVAAAYKDSARTCLEALASAVNGEPELPVAARLTPEDEDAPGQAEVTLTCKDKGTLGNSLSLSVTSTIPGMTAGATPMSGGQRDPDLGDALAAVFGADYTLYCVPWAAEAQLAPLRDHLAAISGPLEQRRATAWLATTGTLAKATTLARALNSGRISLACVPGSPTPPECVSAAYCAVAASEEDPARPLNTLALTGVAVPPDVARLSRTEQEVALKSGVTPLEVGPGNVVQIVRAISTYTVNAAGVADVSLLDMTTIRTLDYVAKAVRERIELRFPREKLSTRTGPKVRSEILDVLRQLEALEIVEEVAANADGVICERDLQDANRLNARIPADVVNGLHVFAAVIDLLL, encoded by the coding sequence ATGGCCAGCCCCAATATCAGCTTTGACCAGATTCCGGCCAGCATTCGCAAGCCGGGCAAGTATTTCGAGTTCAACACCAGGCTCGCCGTGCGCACCCTGGCCACCAACGGCCAGCGGATGCTCATCATCGCCCAGAGGGCCGAGTCGAGCGACGCCCCCCTCGAGCCCGTGCAGGTCTATGACGACGTGACCGCCGGGCAGCTCTTCGGCCAGGGCTCCCAGTGCCAGCGCATGGTGCGCGCGGCCATCAAGGCGTACCCCTATGTGGACCTTTCCGTGCTGCCCGTGCCGCCGGATGCGGCCGGCATCGCCGCGCAAGGGCGCCTCACGCTCTCCGGCGAGGCCACGGGCGCGGGCGTGCTCACGCTGACGCTGGGCGACGCCCAGGTGAGCGTGGCCGCCGCCTACAAGGACAGCGCCCGGACCTGCCTCGAGGCGCTGGCCTCCGCCGTCAACGGCGAGCCGGAGCTCCCCGTGGCCGCGCGGCTCACGCCCGAGGACGAGGACGCCCCCGGCCAGGCGGAAGTGACGCTCACCTGCAAGGACAAGGGCACCCTCGGCAATTCCCTCTCCCTTTCCGTGACGAGCACCATTCCCGGCATGACGGCCGGCGCCACCCCCATGAGCGGCGGCCAGCGGGACCCGGACCTCGGCGACGCGCTCGCCGCCGTATTCGGCGCGGACTACACGCTCTATTGCGTGCCCTGGGCCGCCGAGGCGCAGCTTGCGCCCCTGCGCGACCACCTTGCGGCCATTTCCGGCCCGCTGGAGCAGCGCCGCGCCACGGCGTGGCTCGCGACCACCGGCACCCTCGCCAAGGCCACCACGCTTGCCCGCGCGCTCAACAGCGGCCGCATCAGCCTCGCCTGCGTTCCGGGAAGTCCCACGCCGCCCGAGTGCGTCAGCGCCGCCTATTGCGCCGTGGCCGCCAGCGAGGAGGACCCGGCCCGCCCCCTCAATACGCTGGCCCTCACGGGCGTGGCCGTGCCCCCGGATGTCGCCCGCCTCTCCCGCACCGAGCAGGAGGTGGCGCTCAAGAGCGGCGTCACCCCGCTGGAAGTGGGGCCGGGCAATGTGGTGCAGATCGTCCGCGCCATCAGCACCTACACGGTGAACGCCGCCGGCGTGGCCGACGTGTCCCTTTTGGACATGACCACCATCCGCACGCTCGACTATGTGGCCAAGGCCGTGCGCGAGCGCATCGAGCTCCGCTTCCCGCGCGAAAAGCTCTCCACCCGCACCGGCCCCAAGGTGCGCAGCGAAATTCTGGATGTGCTGCGCCAGCTTGAGGCCCTCGAAATCGTGGAGGAGGTGGCCGCCAATGCCGACGGCGTCATCTGCGAGCGCGACCTTCAGGACGCCAACCGCCTGAACGCCCGCATCCCCGCCGACGTGGTCAACGGCCTGCACGTCTTTGCGGCCGTGATTGATTTGCTGCTGTAG